A genomic window from Triticum urartu cultivar G1812 chromosome 7, Tu2.1, whole genome shotgun sequence includes:
- the LOC125519685 gene encoding LOW QUALITY PROTEIN: lupeol synthase-like (The sequence of the model RefSeq protein was modified relative to this genomic sequence to represent the inferred CDS: deleted 1 base in 1 codon): MIIVLYVTESLGTMLSSEHRKEIYRYLYNRQNMDGGWGLHAEGESSMLSSALNYTALRLLGEGADDGPDMSMPKARKWIHDHGGATMIPILGKVWLSVLGVFEWSGVNPMPPELFLLPSFVPIQPGRLWSHFRMAFIPMSYLYGKKFVGPITKLVLSLREELHIHPYKKINWKQARKLCAKEDAYHPHTWLQECLADCLYSFGEPFLACWPVSYMRRKALRQIADFLKYEDDISRYICIGAAQKALSMLCCWSENPNSDAFKHHLARVADFLWLGEDGMKVRVNFNDSCQSWDVAFAVQAILAGDVAEEFGSTLKKAHHFIKASQIVDNPSGDFARKYRHISKGGWAFQVADQGWQVSDCTAEALKALLLLSKFPSDIVGDQMETCRFHDAVNILLSLQNPNGGYGTWELARTHPWMENLNMTEIYADIMVEHQYVECTSSVIQALALFRQKYPVHREDEIEQCIRRATEFIEKSQNEDGSWFGSWGVCFTYGTWFAIEGLSAVGQVNNNSTYIRKACQFLLSKQLRNGGWGESHLSSTTKAYTNLDGEKSHIVNTAWAMLALMKAGQAERDASPLHKAAGLIMNMQLGNGDFPQEEMIGSFLKNGPLCYMAYRNIFPIWALGEYHRLVLCSD, translated from the exons ATG ATCATAGTTTTGTATGTCACGGAGTCGTTAGGTACTATGCTATCGTCAGAACACCGCAAGGAGATCTATCGCTATCTGTACAACCGACAG AATATGGATGGAGGATGGGGACTACATGCGGAAGGTGAGAGCTCCATGCTCAGCTCGGCTCTCAACTATACCGCTCTAAGACTACTTGGTGAGGGTGCTGATGATGGACCGGATATGTCCATGCCGAAAGCTAGGAAATGGATACATGACCATGGTGGTGCAACAATGATACCAATCTTGGGAAAAGTCTGGCTCTCG GTACTTGGGGTTTTTGAATGGTCAGGTGTAAACCCTATGCCCCCAGAATTGTTCCTTCTGCCATCCTTCGTTCCTATTCAACCAG GACGGTTGTGGAGTCACTTCAGAATGGCTTTCATCCCCATGTCCTATTTATATGGCAAGAAGTTTGTTGGCCCAATAACAAAACTCGTTTTATCATTAAGGGAAGAGCTGCATATTCACCCCTACAAAAAGATTAACTGGAAGCAAGCACGCAAATTATGCGCAAAG GAAGATGCCTATCATCCACATACCTGGCTCCAAGAATGCTTGGCCGATTGCCTTTACAGTTTCGGTGAACCTTTTCTGGCATGTTGGCCAGTTTCCTACATGAGACGAAAAGCTCTACGACAAATTGCTGATTTCCTGAAATACGAAGATGATATTTCACGGTATATCTGCATCGGCGCCGCGCAAAAG GCATTATCCATGTTATGCTGTTGGTCTGAGAATCCCAATTCAGATGCATTCAAGCACCACTTGGCTAGAGTTGCTGATTTCCTATGGCTCGGCGAAGATGGGATGAAAGTGCGGGTAAATTTTAATGACTCTT GTCAATCATGGGATGTCGCTTTCGCCGTACAAGCGATATTAGCGGGTGATGTTGCAGAGGAATTTGGAAGCACTCTCAAGAAAGCACACCATTTCATAAAAGCATCCCAG ATTGTGGACAATCCTTCAGGTGACTTCGCCAGAAAGTACCGTCACATTTCTAAAGGAGGATGGGCCTTCCAGGTTGCGGATCAGGGCTGGCAAGTTTCAGATTGCACAGCAGAAGCTCTTAAG GCTCTGTTACTGCTCTCAAAGTTTCCGTCAGATATCGTGGGTGATCAGATGGAAACATGCCGCTTCCATGATGCAGTGAACATATTATTATCTTTACAG AATCCTAATGGTGGCTATGGAACTTGGGAGCTAGCTCGTACACATCCTTGGATGGAG aaTTTAAACATGACAGagatatatgcagacatcatggTGGAGCATCA GTACGTCGAGTGTACCTCGTCGGTCATCCAAGCATTGGCCCTGTTTCGGCAAAAATACCCCGTGCATCGGGAAGATGAAATAGAACAGTGCATCAGGAGAGCGACAGAATTCATCGAGAAGTCACAGAATGAGGACGGTTCATG GTTTGGATCATGGGGTGTTTGCTTCACATATGGCACATGGTTTGCTATAGAGGGCCTATCAGCAGTTGGACAG GTTAACAATAACAGCACCTACATTCGGAAGGCTTGCCAGTTTCTATTATCGAAGCAGCTAAGGAATGGTGGATGGGGTGAGAGTCATCTTTCATCCACAACCAAG GCTTACACGAACCTAGATGGGGAGAAATCACACATAGTCAACACCGCATGGGCGATGTTGGCGCTAATGAAAGCTGGACAG GCCGAAAGAGATGCATCTCCTTTGCACAAAGCAGCAGGACTTATCATGAACATGCAACTCGGCAATGGTGATTTCCCTCAGGAG GAAATGATTGGAAGTTTCTTGAAGAATGGCCCCTTATGTTATATGGCTTATCGCAATATATTCCCCATATGGGCCCTTGGAGAGTATCATAGATTGGTACTTTGCTCCGACTAA